In the Silvanigrella aquatica genome, ATTTTTTTATTGGGTGTCACCTTACATCTTTTAGCCGCATTTCTTATGGATGGACGCGCCTTTCGCTTATTGGGCGTATTGCAACGCATAGGCGTGTGTTTCATTGCTGCAGGATTGCTGACGATTCATGTGAAACAAGCAAAAGCCCAATGGTTGTTGTTCGTAACGATTTTACTTGGGTATTGGGGATTACTACAATTCTCAGGTGGTTTTGCTCCGGGTATTAACCTAGCTGACCGCATTGATACGGCATTACTCGGAAGGCTTTCTTACTCCTTTAATCCAGCGACAGGGCAGGCGCACGATCCGGAAGGCATTTTATCGACGTTGCCTTCCCTAGCAACGACGATCCTTGGTTTAAGAGCCGGAGCCCTGTTACGACAAGGAAAAACTTTATCCTTAATTATGCTTGGATTTATACTTATAGCTCTAGGATTTATCTGGTCTCATTGGATGCCCTTAAATAAGCAATTATGGACATCGTCATTTGTCTGTGGAACGGGCGGCACAGCTCTGCTTATAATTGGAGTTTTTCATTATTTAATAGACAAACGCGGCTGGCCTGCATTCGGTACAAGCTTTGGCGTCAACGCTATTGCAGCCTATGCGGGCTCCTGGATCGCAGTTTGTTTGCTTGAAGGATTTCACATTATGCGACCCTTGTATCAACGTTTATTTTCGGATCCTCTTACAACACGCTTTGGCGCCGAATTTTCTTCATTTGCTTTCGCTCTGGCATTTACCTGTTTTTTTGGAATAGGAATGCGCATTTGCTATGGGCGTGGTTGGAGGGTGGTTATTTAAATGTGCAAATCTCTCGCGCCCAAGCCTAATTTCAGTTTGTGATAACTGTTATTAGGCAAAAATAAGCTGCAAATTGATATGATACTTACAAAAATAGCAAACAAGAAATCGCAATAATAGTAAAAGGTAACGCACCTAATAATAAATACAAGGGGCTAATCCCATCTTCACCTAAATTTTTATTTAATATTCCATAGCCAATAGGATTAGGTGCATTGGCAATGACAGTCAAGCCACCACCTGCCACAGCACCCGCTACGAGAGAGTATTTCATAGCATCGGACAAATTAGGAACCAACGTTCCCAAATAAGTTAACGCTGCGTTGTCTGTTATTGCGGTTAAACCTGTTGCTCCCAAAAACATTGTTGTTGGGTTTAAAGAATTAACCAGTGGAATGAGCCACCATTGTTGCAAGCCACCTAAGGTAACAATTCCACCTAAGAAAAATCCAACTAACAATGCCTCACGAATTTTTAAAGGATTTTGATATTCTTTAGTTACTTCAAACCAACCTACAAACAGTAAAAACAAAGGAACTAAAAATGAAATATATTTATGATAAACAATACATAATATTAAGAAAAAGACATTGACAAGAATAATCCAATAAGGAGTTTTTTGTCTACCTTCTTTAGGTTTGTCAAGTTTTTCTGTTTCTTTAATTGCTTTTCTAAAATAAAATGCTGTTAATATTGTTCCAATAAATACAGCGATGGCGGATTTCCAACCAAAATGTGTAAACATAAAAGGAAGATCCCATTGCCACGCCCCTGTTACAATAATAACGGGTGGAGCTGCAAAATGAGTTAATGTTCCACCGATTGAAATATTTACGAACAAAAGACCCAACATGGCATATTTAAATTTTAAATTTGAAGTCTTAGAAAAAAAATGCTCTTGCAATAACAAAGCACAAACCGTCATGGCAACGGGCTCTGTAATTAAAGAACCACATAATGATCCAAATATAAAAATACAACTAAACAAAGTAATTCTTTTATTTAAAAATAAAATCTTAGAAAAGAAAGCAGATAAAAGAGAAATACCTCTATCGGCAAGATACATAACGGGTTTTGTTGCCGACATACACATAATTACAAACACAAATACCGTTTCTTTAAAATCAATTTCATTTAAATAATTTAAAGATGCAGACATTCCTAATAATAGAGAAAGCAAGGTTAAAAAAATGAATGCCCAAAATCCAAAGACAACTTCGACTTCTCCTAAAAAGTGCAATACTTTTTCAGACATGGAACCTTTGGGACGCTTATGTGACAAAGCCACTATTTTACTCGCGCAAAAGGTGTGAATTACCGCGCAAATAAATATTGCTGTTGCAGAATAAATAATAGTATTATTTTGCAACAAACTGCTCATAATTGAAATTTTTTCCGGACAACCAACAGTCATTTTATACAACTTTCCTTGCAGTTATTTAAGAGTTTTGCAATACCCTATATGTAGATTTTATGCAAAGGACTCTTAATTATGAAATATTCCCTCATCTTTTTTGACGCAGATGATACCCTGTTCGATTTTAACAAATCTCAGGAAATTGCTTTCCGGGATACCGTTGCTCACTTTAAAATTAATTACCACATTGAAAGTCTTTTTTCAGAATATAAGCAATCTAACAAAGAGCTCTGGTCTGCTTTGGAAGGAGGCACCGTTGGCCTTCAAGATCTGAGAACACTGCGCTTCAAAAAAATATTTGATGCTCATAAAATTCACTCCGATCCCAATGATGCCGGTAATTATTACTTGCAAAAACTTTCTGAATGTACGCATTTATTACCCAATGCTGTCACAATCTGTCAATTTCTTAAAACGGCAGGAGTAAAAATTGGCATTATTACCAATGGATATTCTGATGTGCAAAAAAAACGACTCATGAAATC is a window encoding:
- a CDS encoding acyltransferase family protein codes for the protein MVKNKRISSIDALRGLTVAAMLLVNNAGDWDHVYPWLEHAEWHGCTPPDFIFPFFLLIVGVSIQLALGAKADATSSQVERNALLKSVVWRGIRIFLLGVTLHLLAAFLMDGRAFRLLGVLQRIGVCFIAAGLLTIHVKQAKAQWLLFVTILLGYWGLLQFSGGFAPGINLADRIDTALLGRLSYSFNPATGQAHDPEGILSTLPSLATTILGLRAGALLRQGKTLSLIMLGFILIALGFIWSHWMPLNKQLWTSSFVCGTGGTALLIIGVFHYLIDKRGWPAFGTSFGVNAIAAYAGSWIAVCLLEGFHIMRPLYQRLFSDPLTTRFGAEFSSFAFALAFTCFFGIGMRICYGRGWRVVI
- a CDS encoding putative Na+/H+ antiporter yields the protein MTVGCPEKISIMSSLLQNNTIIYSATAIFICAVIHTFCASKIVALSHKRPKGSMSEKVLHFLGEVEVVFGFWAFIFLTLLSLLLGMSASLNYLNEIDFKETVFVFVIMCMSATKPVMYLADRGISLLSAFFSKILFLNKRITLFSCIFIFGSLCGSLITEPVAMTVCALLLQEHFFSKTSNLKFKYAMLGLLFVNISIGGTLTHFAAPPVIIVTGAWQWDLPFMFTHFGWKSAIAVFIGTILTAFYFRKAIKETEKLDKPKEGRQKTPYWIILVNVFFLILCIVYHKYISFLVPLFLLFVGWFEVTKEYQNPLKIREALLVGFFLGGIVTLGGLQQWWLIPLVNSLNPTTMFLGATGLTAITDNAALTYLGTLVPNLSDAMKYSLVAGAVAGGGLTVIANAPNPIGYGILNKNLGEDGISPLYLLLGALPFTIIAISCLLFL
- a CDS encoding YjjG family noncanonical pyrimidine nucleotidase, producing the protein MKYSLIFFDADDTLFDFNKSQEIAFRDTVAHFKINYHIESLFSEYKQSNKELWSALEGGTVGLQDLRTLRFKKIFDAHKIHSDPNDAGNYYLQKLSECTHLLPNAVTICQFLKTAGVKIGIITNGYSDVQKKRLMKSELHPFLDTITISEDTGFRKPQPQIFELALNQFKEIPKNKVLMVGDNIVADIQGAQQFGFDTCWFNKRGGKLKNDIEPTYCISELIHIKKILN